AGACGTTCTTGCCATCGCGCTGGTCCGATCGCACGAGTCCTTCGTCCTCGAGCTGCTGGAGTGTCGGATACACCGACCCGGGACTCGGGTTCCAGACACCGTCGGTGCGCTGTGAGATTTCCTGGATGATCTGATAGCCGTGCATCGGTTGTTCGGACAGAAGGTGCAGGATGGCGATGCGAACATCGCCGCGCCCAACCTTCGGCTTGCCTGGGAAGAACGGTCCCGGGCCCATCGGGAACTGACTGCGGTGTCCTCCGGGTCCATGGTTCCCGCGCCGCCGTTTCCCGGCCATCATCATCATTTTCATACCGCGTGGTCCCGACCACGGCGGTGTCATCGTGTACGTCATTTGGTCTCCCTTCTAGACTGTTGTAACAGTATCGCGATATATCGCGATACTGTCAACCAGATTCTGACCCGTCTATTCCTAGGATCGGGAGACGTACTTCGAACAGATGCGACTGACAGGGAGGGCGTACTACCATTCCCGCTGCGAGGCACCCCTGCGGTGTCTTCCAATCCTGCGCCCGTAGCTCAATTTGGATAGAGCGTCTGACTACGGATCAGAAGGTTGGGGGTTCGAGTCCCTCCGGGCGTGCCCACCGGAATCCCTTGTGCCGCAAGGGATTCCGTCTATTGGCCGGTGAGCTCGATGACCTCTGGTCCGCGGTTGGTCCGCATTTGGTCCGCGAGAGCTTGACGATGCAGCCCGTCGAGGGCCACCGCCAGAGCCTCCATATCGGACGGGAACAGGTGCCCGTAGCGGTCCATCGTCACCGAAATCGATGAGTGACCAAGGTGCACCTGGATCGCTTTGGGATGCGCCCCTTCGGCGATGAGCAGGGCAGCGCAGGTATGTCTCAGGTCGTGGATGCGGAGTCCCTCGGGTAGTCCCGCGTCGGCCACGGCCTGGTACCAGACCTGACGCCGGAAGTTGGAGTTCCGGAGAGGCTTTCCCAAGGGCGAGGTGAAGACCAGCGCATCGGGACCGTCGTCGACCTCTCGAGCAAGGTGTTCGGCGAGTAGCTCGCTGAGAAACGCAGGGATGATCACCGTTCGATGGCGGTACGTCTTCGTGGCGCCGAAGTGGAGCATCCCCCGAGCCTCTGAGAGTGATTCCGTCACTTCGATCCGGGATCGCAGGAGGTCGCATCGCTTACGGCGAACCGCTACGGCCTCGCCCCAGCGGAGTCCTCCGTAAGCGAGCAGATACACGAGCGTTCCGTAGGGCTCGCTAATCGCCGCGGCGAGACGCTCCACTTCCTCGGCAGACAGGAAGAGCATCTCAGGGTCGGGTTCGCGGGCAACCTTCACACCAGTAACCGGATTCACAATGAGGTAGCCGGCTTCGACGGCCAGCATCATCATGCTGTTGAGCACCTGTCGCGCCTGGCGGACGCCGGAGGGACCGAGTCCTGCTGCTTGCAGGTCGGCGACCCACTCCTCGACGGCCATGCGGTCGACGTGGCGAAGCTGTTGGCCACCGAAAGCAGGGAGGACGTGAGCGTGGAGATTGGACTCGTAGCCAGCCAGCGTCTTGGGTTTGAGATGGGACTTCGTGCGCAGCCACCGATCGGACCATTCGGCAACGGTGGTCTTCGAGAGCCGAGGGTCCGTCCACTCCCCTCGGATTCTGTCCGCTTCCACTGTGACAGCAAAACGGCTTGCGTCAGACTTTCGGAGGAAGCTCCTGGCTCGCTCTCGTCCTGATGGATCTCTGTACCGGACCTGCCAGGGTCGCCGCCGTCCGGATAGGTGTTGGATATGTGCCACGGTCGGATACCTCCTCGTTCACCCACGGCAATCAAAGCACGTCTGTCTTGACCCTGTCCTCGATCCAGGTCTCGACGTCGCTCCATCGAAAGCGGAGATATTTACCGACACGGAATCCTGGTGGGCCTTGGCGATGGTATCGCCACGCGTAGATCGTGGCGACCGGAACCTCGAGGTATTCAGAGAGATCTTCAACAGTAAGCAGCCGATCAATGGAATCCATGGTTCGATTCTCCAGCCGTACCCTCTCACCAGAGTTTCACCAGAGTTTCAACAGAGTTTCGACAGAGTCTCAGCAGAGTGTTGGCAGACAGGTCAACCCGGCTCCGAAGCACTCCGCGGCGCGTGTGACGCGGCCATTGGGCGGATTCTTCGCTGCCGCTGTCCGATGTGATGAAAAGCGTTGTGGCTCAAGGGTTCTGGCGGTGTCAGCGTTGCCTCTGAGAGGGCTACTGAGACTTTGGTGAGAGGGTTACGGAAACTCTGGTGAGAGGGTTGGCATGTCTACTTCTTGGATATGGAGTACCCAGCGCTCGTTCGCCTCAGTGGAGATCCCGTCGTCGAATGCGGCTTCGTTGCTTCCGCTGGCCGTTGGTGTTCCGAACACGACGTCCAGTTCCCGTCTGGATCGCCCAGTACTCAGGCACAGGACCATTCCCGGCGTCCAACGCAAACCAGGTTGCCAGGACAATCTCACAGTCGAGAAGCTCCAGGAAGGAACAGGAGCACCGATCCTGCCACTCAAGACAGCCACGATCCAGAGAACAGCCGTGACAACGGCCCCAGCGTCGCGAAAGCGCGCCAGCACCCTCAAAACACACACGCACGTGCAACACAGTTGCCGATGTATACATGTAGACAGGCGGGGTCGTGATGGGCCTCAACCGGGGTGTGCTCGCCAGGGTCGACCGCCGGCTGCTCGCCGGCCTCGGACAGGATGAGACGTGGCGGATGGTGCGGGTCCCGACGACTCCGGCGATGTGGTCGACCTGGCGGCGCTATTGCGACACGGCCGGGGTGTCGATGGGCCGAGCCCTCGCCGCCCTGATCGGCCACGAGCTCGCCGGAGTGGTCGACGACACCGACCCGAACGACCTTCCCGTTGCCTCCGCCCGGTTCGGGGAGGAGGTGGCGAGGCGAGAAGCGGAGTTCACCCGCCGTGAACAGGAGATGCAAGCTGCCGAGGCTCGTCTGCGTAGCTGGGAAGCGGAGCTCCACCGGCGGGAACGAGCCCTCGAAGCCCGGGAACGACGAGCCGCCTCTCGGGCGGACTCACCGATCCTGCCCGAGCAATCGTGGGGCAGGGTGGGACGCAACGAACCGTGCCCGTGCGGATCGGGCCGCAAGTACAAGCGCTGCCACGGAGCGCCCGCCAGCCAACCCTGAGGTGCGTCCGGAACGGGTGGCCTCACGGGTTGAGGAGGCCTTGGCGGGCGGCGGCGACGAGCCCTTGAGCGCGGCCATCCACACCCATCTTGCCCCACAGGGTGCGGAGGTGACGTCGAGTGTGCCGCTCGGAGCATCCAAGACGCTGGGCGATGACCCGGATCGTGTCGCCGCGGCCGAGCCGCTGGAGAATGAGGCGGTCCCGTGCCGTGAGACGATCCGGTGTCGCCGGTTCGAGGCGGGTCGCCAAGTGTGGAGCCAGGTGACGGGGGATAGGGAAGGAGCCGGCGACGACCGCGGTGAGAATCACCCGTGCCTCCTCGACAGTAGAGCTGGGTGTGATGATTCCGGCGGCGCCGGAGCGCATCACCGCACGAACGACGATCTCGTCGATCGCGTCGGCGACGACAATCTGAGGGACCCGGCCCGGGAACCCTCCGACGAGGGCTTGGGACAGGCGGATGACTCGAATATTGGCCTGTGGGTGGTCGTCGGAGACGAGACGGGCCGGGACGGCTCGAAGCATGGCGACGAGTCGCCGTTCGGTGGCCACCTCGTCGGAGAGCGTGATCGTCCACATCGGCGGGTGTCGCGGTTCCGTCCTGACTGTCATCTCTCCATTTGCCTTCCCGATGCCCTCACCTGGTGAAGTGTCCACCACCGGCCGGAACATCGCGCGCGATGTTTGGCCTCATCCGGACACTTACCCAGGTGAGGGGACGATCCAGCGTCCTCCGGAGGTGAAGGGAGCAATGATGAGGACACGGAGAAGAAGCCACCGGGTGAGGATCGTGCCGGTGATCCTCGCGACGGTGATGCTCGTCGCGGTGCCCGCATATGCAGCGTCGGGAAGCGACAGCTCAGGACTGCCGGGGGTGGGAACGACAGCCCGGTACGGGGACCACCTGATCGACCTGACCCACAGCTGGAGCGGCGCCGGGGCCTGTGTGGTGTGGCCCGATAAGCTCGACATGCCCGAGTGTTTCGATACTGAAGCTGAGATGAACCGCCGCATCGCCCAACTCGAAGCCGAGGTCGCTCCTGCATCTGTGGTTGGCACGGGTAGGACGACGGCGACGTCGGGTTCGTCGTGTGCCTCATACCTGCGAATGTATGACGGCACCTGGTACACGGGTGCGGTGCTGTACCTGCGGGGACGGTGGCAGTGGTTCAACCTGGCCGACTACGGGTTCGATCAGCGAACCTCCTCGTATCGGATCGGCGCCTGTGCGGCACGGTTCGCCGACTGGGAAAACGGAGGCGGCTCGCGGTATCCGACATCCGAGGCGTACGATGTGGCTCCGACCATGCTGAGCGGGTGGAACAACGACGTGTCGTCCGTCTACATCACGTAGCATCCCCACACCGGAGGTGGAGTGAAGCGTCGACGACCCGACCGCAACGGAGATCCCGACCCTGTGGCGGTCTTCGACGAGCTGTACGAAGCGACCTTCGCCCAGGTGTTGGCGTACTGCCGGCGGCGGACACGCAGCCTGGAAGACGCCGAAGACGCCGTCGTCGAGACGTTCCTGGTGGCGTGGCGGAAGCTCGACGATGCCACCTCGGCCGACTCCCCGCTGCTGTGGTTGTATGGCGTGGCGTCGAGGGTGATCGGCAACCAGCGTCGCGGGCAGGACCGGTTCGGGCGGCTCATCGGCAAGATCGGCCGACTCTTTGATCGTCGGGGTGTCCCGGGGCCGGACGAGCAGGTGCTCACCGCAGCCGAAGCCACTCAGGTGGCAGCCGCCCTCGAGACCCTGAGCGGTATCGATCGGGAGCTCATCCGTCTGGTCGCCTACGAACAGCTCTCCTACACCGAGGCTGGGGTGGTGGTGGGTCTGTCGGAGTCGGCAATACGCAGCCGACTGTTTCGGGTCCGCAGGCGTCTGCGCCGGCATCTCGACGCGATTCGACGCGACGATCCGGACCTGCCGGACACTGGCACTGATGAAGCCCCAACGAGACGTCCCGGTGATAGCCAAGGAGAGCAGCCGTGAACGAACGCGACATCTTCGACGCCGAAGTCGATCCGGCCGACGGGATCGACCCCATCGACGCGGCGCAGATCAAGACGCGCGTCCGGGCCCGGGTCCTCACCCACACCTCCCCCCACACGTCGGGGCGCCGGCGGGTACTGCTGGCGGTCGCCATCGCTCTCCTCGCCTTGGCTGCGATCGCCGCCACGTTCTATCTCACCCGCCAACCCACCCAGATTGCCGGGATCGGCTGCGCTCAAGACCTCACCGGCGACGCCATCCACGTCATCACCCCAACCGGCGGCCTCGACCCCCAACAATGCGCCTCCCTGTGGGCCGACGGCACCATCACCAACCCCGACCTCACCCCCGTCGGCCAGATCCCGCCGCTGGTGGGCTGCGTCAACGACACTGGCACCCTCATCGTCATACCCACCGACGACCAGGGAGTCTGTGAACGCCTCGGCATGGCAGTGTTCGCACCACCCTCAGATGCCACCAGCAGCATCATCGAGGTCCAGGACCGGCTCATCGAACAGATCAACCCGCAGGTCTGCCCCAGCTTCGACGACGCCCGACGGATCGCCGAAGAGGCCCTCGCCGACGCCGGCATCGACGACTGGACCGTCGCCGTCTCCCAACCCCGCACCGACGAAAGACCCTGCCCCAGCCTCTCCTTCGACAGCGCCTCCCGCCGGATCCTCCTCGTCCCCATCGACCGCACCGACCGGTAGCCACCCCTGGGTACCACTGAGGTCGCGAAAAGAAATCCAGAGAAACCGAGCGACGAACCCTCCCCTGCTGAACACCTCTGAGCTTCCGCCGATGACCCAGGTGACTCTCCCTCTGAACGCGCAGAAGCCCATGCACTGGGCAGTCCCATGCTTGCGACACTGGGACGCGATGGCCTCGTGCCGCAGTCCGTTGGATGCTCGCCACTGATCCTCGGGTTAGCTCGACGGCTTCTCACCTTTGAAACAGGTCCGACATCAGGGACCGCGATTACGGCGTCTTGCCCGCAACAGCGAACAGGTCCTGAACGATTTCTCGCGACGAAGGGACGACTCCGGACACTAACAAAGTGAGAAGGACGTCGAAGAAGGAGGATCTCCAATATGTCAGGGACTAGGTGGAGTCTGTCTGCTCGTTGGGCAAGCCGTTGGCGGGCTATCGGGGCAGCTGTTGTCTCCGCGGTGCTCGCGATCACGTTTGTCGTCATGGCACCGGCGACAGGGTGGAACGTGACGGTCGAGACTGGGTGGCACGGTTCGTGCTTCTGGGAGGACACAGTCCAGCATGGCCCCCAGCGGCCGAGTGCCGGAACGTACGACAACAGTGGCGGATGTTCGCGCGTAGGAGTGAGACTCAAGTTCGACTCGGGGTACACGGACGATTGTTCGGTCTCATACATTCTCACCAACTGGTACTCGGACAACAACGCCAAGGTTGTGGTGGGAACGAAAGGGTCTGCGGCATGCAAGGGCTATCACTACCACCGTCTATCAAACGGCTACACGCACTACAACTACACGTACCCATGCTCTCCGTACCCGTGTTAGGAAGGAGGATCTCGTGAACAACCTCATCAATCGGACCGTCGGCAAGGGGCCGGGAAGAAGGATCATGCTCGTTGCTGTGCTTCTGATGTTTCTCGCAGCATCGATAGCGGCGTCCGCAGCAGTATTTCCGGATTCGGCGAAAGACGACAACCTCCCGACGTACATCGCGGCTCGCATGCCCGCGGCATCACAGGAGCAGGCAGCCGCTCTCGAGGACCATGCGCTCGACCGCAGCGAGTATGCACGAGCGTTCGACGCCTATGGAGAGTGTGCTGCGGAAGCGGGGGCACGGATCGTGAAACCTCGAACCTGGTCGGATGAGATCAGCGACTTCGAGCTGTGGGTCGAGATTCCTACAGCAGCGAGCTCGACTGTGGAGCCAGCTGTCGACACTTGTTGGGATCAGCATGTCGGCATCCTTCAGGACTATTGGCATTGGCAGATTGATGGAAGGCCGACCGAAGCTGATCTCGCAACACAGCAAGCTGCCGTTCACACCCGCATCGTGGCTTGTCTCCAAGCCAACGGCCTCGAGGTAGGTAGCGGATCACCTGCCGAACTCAACCAGGCAATGGCATCGAACCGCCCGGTGTTCAAAGAGTGCGTCCTCGCAGCACAGAGCAGCGAATCACCATGAAGAACACCGATCCACTCCCGCCGGATGAGGGGG
The sequence above is drawn from the Gammaproteobacteria bacterium genome and encodes:
- a CDS encoding tyrosine-type recombinase/integrase, with the protein product MEADRIRGEWTDPRLSKTTVAEWSDRWLRTKSHLKPKTLAGYESNLHAHVLPAFGGQQLRHVDRMAVEEWVADLQAAGLGPSGVRQARQVLNSMMMLAVEAGYLIVNPVTGVKVAREPDPEMLFLSAEEVERLAAAISEPYGTLVYLLAYGGLRWGEAVAVRRKRCDLLRSRIEVTESLSEARGMLHFGATKTYRHRTVIIPAFLSELLAEHLAREVDDGPDALVFTSPLGKPLRNSNFRRQVWYQAVADAGLPEGLRIHDLRHTCAALLIAEGAHPKAIQVHLGHSSISVTMDRYGHLFPSDMEALAVALDGLHRQALADQMRTNRGPEVIELTGQ
- a CDS encoding PadR family transcriptional regulator, with product MTPPWSGPRGMKMMMMAGKRRRGNHGPGGHRSQFPMGPGPFFPGKPKVGRGDVRIAILHLLSEQPMHGYQIIQEISQRTDGVWNPSPGSVYPTLQQLEDEGLVRSDQRDGKNVFSLTDDGADALGSEDQTPPWERMAGGMSDNLLDLREAGFQVGA
- a CDS encoding sigma-70 family RNA polymerase sigma factor encodes the protein MKRRRPDRNGDPDPVAVFDELYEATFAQVLAYCRRRTRSLEDAEDAVVETFLVAWRKLDDATSADSPLLWLYGVASRVIGNQRRGQDRFGRLIGKIGRLFDRRGVPGPDEQVLTAAEATQVAAALETLSGIDRELIRLVAYEQLSYTEAGVVVGLSESAIRSRLFRVRRRLRRHLDAIRRDDPDLPDTGTDEAPTRRPGDSQGEQP
- a CDS encoding helix-turn-helix domain-containing protein; translation: MDSIDRLLTVEDLSEYLEVPVATIYAWRYHRQGPPGFRVGKYLRFRWSDVETWIEDRVKTDVL